The sequence atatggacatttttcaggatgttgctatttatttccccacattctctatctttcATATCCTTTCCCACAGTAAACCACCAATGTAAAATACTCGTTTAgtctctcacccatctcctgcggtttcacacataggtggccttgctgatctttaaggggccctgatCTCGTGAGAACTATGAGGGCAGATGTGTGTGAGAACTACGAGGGTGGAGGTGTGAGAGAATTGAGGCCTATTAGACTAGGAATGTAGTTGTTATAACTCACTCAAAGCTCCATGGTACTGTCTTGGAATCTGTAACCCCAAAATATGAACTCACAACCTTACTTGTGGCTGTCAGCTTCCCACCCCCTTGGGAGTAGTTCATTGGAGTACAAAATTTATAGGATGGAGTTTCAACTACCTACACACAGCCAAGTCAAACAGATGAATGGTTAGTGAAAGGATGTTACAATGCAGCAGAATCCTAATGTCCCTTCATGTTCATACATACAGATTGCAGCAAGGGTTAATAGATAGTCACCAGGATCCAAACTGATTTGTCACCTGCCTAGTTCAAAGAGAGTCCATCAATTGTATAGTCATCACTACTACTCAGGGCAACTAATGTGGTACAGATAGAGGATGAAACCCCAGCACCTTCAGAATCACCAGTTATTATACTAAATGAAGCATTCACCTCTTGAGTCATGGGGAGAAGTCTAGTTGTCTCTTTAACCTTCCTTGTCAAGTATGAGTGAACTATTTTATCAACACAAACATTCATATATCTCCAGTACCATTTGAATCTACAGAGCACTTTAACTTGCTCTGTTTTACATACGCTGAAATATCACATCAGCGTAACAATCCAGAAATTGAGTCTACATGAATCTGAAATGCTTCAGGAAAGACTGCATTTAATAATCAAGTTTAAGACATAATTTCAGACTTAACTTCACATCATGCAAAATGTCACACTACCACAATAGCCTCAAAAATTATGGATTATTAAGAGCATAAAATGCAGTCTCTATAATTGATTAGTTTTAATTATTTCAAGGTTTCACCTAGTATTTTCAAATGGAGCTCAAAGCTCAAGTAGTTTGAATTGGCTCATATCGATTCCTCACAGCAAATGCTTCACAAATTGTTAGTTGTCAGAATGGTCGTTAGTTACCATGGATCTGGAGATATATTTGTCAGAGATCCTTACTAATGacggccaaagaaacactgactacactattagacgaaccgaagacacatacaccagacaccaccaacctcatcagcaaggacaacatcatcaagctagtggacctatgcctcaccacccacttcactttcaataacaaaacctacagacaaaccaacggtacacccatgggatctccgatatcagggttcttagcagaggcagtaatgcagagactcgaacaaacagctctgccaatcatccaacccaaacttggggtccgctacgtggatgacacctttgtcatcactaaacaaaacaaattagaggaaacattcaagaccatcaataataccctttactggcataacattcacaaaagaggaggaaaacaacaacaaactgccattcctagatgtcacagtagagcgaacagccaatggggaacttcaaaccagcgtctacaggaaaacaacacatacggaccaaatactgaactacaggagcaaccatcccaacacccacaaacaaagctgcattagaacattattccaacgagccaccacacactgcagcacagaggaactatgaagagcagaagaaaatcacctatacagtgtattccagaagaacgggtaccctatgaacacagtccgctgattcctcagcaataaacccaaacaaacagacaaaacgggctcagaaaccataaccactctcccctacatcaaagacatttccgaaatgactgccagactactcggaccgcttggcatcagggtagcccacaaacccaccaacacactaaactagcagctcatgaacttaaaagaccctatacagacaacaaataaaacgaacgtcatttacaaaataccttgcaagaactgtgacaaacactacattggacaaactggcagaaagctagccaccaggatacatgaacatcaactagccacaaaacgacatgacccactatcactcgtatccttacatacagatgtggaaggacaccactttgattgggacaacacatccatcctaggacaagccaaacagagacacgcacgagaattcctagaagcatggcattcgaaccggaactccatcaacaaacacattgatttggagcccatctaccaccctctgagaagaagaaccggaaatgacatcaccaacgcaggaaatgacatcaccaacccgaggaaacccaaacagataaatagaaagcgggacataacaccagcgcttcggaggctcactgatgatgttacctagaatggtgacaaaacgtctgaaaactaaccttccagctcagcgagcaaattcacatccagaagttACAGCTTTTTTTTCCACTTCTAACGTCCACTTATGCAGTGTGTGACTTTACATTCCAGTTAATATTTTCTTATCTGCCTCTTTGCCAACTGTACTTACCTGACTGGTTCTGCTTAGCTATGCTAAGTGCCAGACTTGCACTCTAAACCTGTATGCTAGAATGGTACTTAAGCAACATGAGCTAGaagagaaataagcatttatgttaCAAAATATAAAGATAACCATTAGAAGTTGGGGATTGTTGAAAGCTTATATGGTCACTCATAGTTGTAAGTGATACCTTTTAATGTCTTTCTTTCTGAAACATCGCTTGGAACGTTTTGAAGAGATCATGTCTAATGTTCAATGTTTTAAATGAAGAGAGTTCTGGTTACTTTCTCCTAAAACTGTTTTCTCGGGCATTCTCAGTCTTAGCAAATTCCCAATGATTTATCAGAACATAGAAAGAGAGCGAGCTTACAAAaagtaaatttaaatctgagtgGTGAGGTTGGCTGGTAAAAAAATTGCTTCAGGTGTTGTCTTCAGATGTGCATACTGAGAATTGTCGccgactagattagattagatttcctacagtgtggaaacaggcccttcggcccaacaagtccacaccaccccttgaagtatcccacccagactcgtccccctataacccacacacccctgaacattatgggccatttaacatggccgatcctcctagcctgcatatctttggactgtgggaggaaaccggagcacccggtggaaacccacgcatacacggggagaatgtgcaaacttcacacagacaggtgcccaaggctagaattgaacccgggtccctggtgctgtgaggctgcagtgctaaccactgagccaccgtgccacccttagtTTCAATCTTCTTGGGTATCAGTGATGAGACTTAGAATCCGTGATTATTTTACTGCGGAGGTTTCTCACATGCTCTGTGCTGAAATCATTGTCACACgaaatttaaaaagcaaaactGCAACTTGATAAATATGTTAATCATGCATCTGTAAATTTGTATTAatatctttattttgttccatccCTTGTTTTCAGCAGTAGGCACTCAGTACAAGAACCAAAATGGTTGCAGTAGCTGTCTTCAGTGAACGGATAGCACACATTGCATTTGGCCTATTTTACTCACTAGATTAATTCTGGGCATGCAGGGTCTCAAATGATCACTAAGCTGCAGAAATGTAGCAGACAGTTCAGAATTATGCAATTTATTGGGAAAAAGAACTTTATGAAAACATGAAATCAAGGTACTTTAAATCCTACAAATTCTCTTTTTTAAACAGTGCTATCGTACACCAGGGCTGAGAAACTTTGTCAATTGAAGTACGTATTAACAAGAAACTCTGTTCAGGTGCTACATCAACCCCCTCGACATCATAAAAGGAAAAATGGTTTTGTCCCAGCTCATCTAAACTTTCAGAAGTTGCAAACAATTTGTCTCTGTTAAAATTACTTCTTCTAAACAGACGACGTAATCTTGATGTGTGCAATTCAGCATATAATGCACATTTCATCATTGTGTATGGGAGTGAGAAAGACTGTGACAAagggaggaagtgagagagaccgcgtgtgtgagagtgtgaaagagagcgagagagcgcgccgcgcgcgagcgagacacagagagagagagagaaaaagaaagaaagaaagaaagaaagaaagaaagagctgcgcgtgcgagagcgagagccgcgcgcgcacgcgagagagagagagagccacgcgtgcgagaacgagagagagagagagagccgcgcgcgcgagaacgagagagagagagagagagccgcgcgcgcgagaacgagagagagagagagccgcgcgcgcgagaacgagagagagagagccgcgcgcgcgagaacgagagagagagagagagccgcgcgcgcgagaatgagagagagagagagagagccgcgcgcgcgagaacgagagagagagagagagccgcacgcgcgagaacgagagagagagagagccacgcGCGCGAgaacgaaagagagagagagccgcgcACGCGAGAacgaaagagaaacagagagagagagagccgcgcgcgcgagaacgagagaaagagagagccacgcgcgcgagaacgagagagagagccgcgtgcgcgagaacgagagagagagctagagccgcgcgcgcgagaacgagagagagagacgcgcgcgcgagaacgagagagagagagagccgcgtgcgcgagaacgagagagagagagagagagagagccgcgcgcgcgagaacgagagagagagagagccgcgcgcgcgagaacgagagagagagagccgcgcgcgcgagaacgagagagagagagagccgcgcgcgcgagaacgagagagaaacagagagagagagagccgcgcgCGTGAGAacgacaaagagagagagagagctagagccacgagaacgagagagagagagagagagctagagccgcgcgcgcgagaacgagagagagagagagagccgcgcgcgcgagaacgagacagaaacagagagagagagagccgcgcgCGTGAgaacgacagagagagagagagagagagctagagccgcgagaacgagagagagagagagagagagagagctagagctgCACgtgcgagaacgagagagagagagccgcgcgcgcgagaacgagagagagagagagagagagccgcgcgcgcgagaacgagagagagagagagagccgcgcgcgcgagaacgagagagagagagagagagccgcgcgcgcgagaacgagagagagagagccgcgcgcgcgagaacgagagagagagccgcgcgcgcgagaacgagagagagagagccgcgcgcgcgagaacgagagagagctaGAGCcgcgcgcgcgagaacgagaacgagagagagctaGAGCcgcgcgcgcgagaacgagagagagagggagagagagagaaagtgagcgCGAGccgcgcgcacgcgagagagagagagcgagccgcgcgcacgcgagagagagagagcgagccgcgcgcacgcgagagagagagagagagcgagccgcACGcacgagagtgagagagcgcgagccgcgcacgcgagagagagagagccgcgcgcgcgagaaggagagaaagagagagagagagccacgcGCGCGAgaacaagacagagagagagagagcgagccgcGCGCacgcgtgagagggagagagagagagagagagagagcgagccgcgcgcgcgagaacgagagagagagggagagagagagaaagagagcgcgagccgcgcgcacgcgagagagagagagcgagccgcgcgcacgcgagagagagagccgcgcgcgcgagaacgagagaaagagagagagagagccgcgcgCGCGAgaacaagacagagagagagagacagagcgagccgcgcgcgcgagaacgagagagagagcgagagcgagccgCGCGCGCGAgatcgagagagagcgagagcgagccgcgcgcgcgagaacgagagagagagagcgagagcgagccgcgcgcgcgagaacgagagagagagagagcgagagcgagccgcgcgcgcgagaacgagagagagagagagcgagtcgcGCGCGCGAGATCGAGAGCGAGTCGCGCGCGCGAGATCGAGAACGAGAGCGAGCCGCGCGCGCGAGATCGAGAACGAGAGCGAGCCGCGCGCGCGGGATCGAGAACGAGAGCGAGCCGCGCGCGcgggatcgagagagagagagccgcgcgcgcgagatcgagagagagagagagccgcgcgcgcgagaacgagagagagagagagccgcgcggcgagaacgagagagagcgagagagccgcgcgcgcgagaacgagagagagcgagagagccgcgcgcgcgagaacgagagagagagagagagccgcgcgcgcgagaacgagagagagagagagccgcgcgcgcgagaacgagagagagagagtgccgcGCGCGCGAGatcgagaacgagagagagccacgcgcgcgagaacgagagagagagagagagagccgcgcgcgcgagaacaagagagagagagcgagccgtGCGCacgcgagagagcgagggagagccgcgcgcacgcgagagagagagaaagcgagccgcgcgcacgcgagagagagagccgcGCACacaagaacgagagagagagagagacgcacgtgcgagagagagagagcaccgcgcacgcgagagagagagagagacagccgcgcgcgcgagaaccagagagagagagagagccgcgcgcgcgagaacgagagagagagagagagccgcgcgcgcgagaacgagagagagggagagccgtgcgcacgagaacgagagagagagagccgtgcgcacgcgagagagagagagagagcgccgcgcgcacgcgagagagagagagagcgccgtgcgcacgcaagagagagagagagagccacgcgcacgcaagagagagagagcgccgcgCGCacgcgagatagagagagagagagagagccgcgcgcacgcgagagagagagagagagagcgccgtgcgcacgcgagagagagagagagccacgcacacgcgagagagagggagagagagagagccgcgcgcacacgagagagagagagagagcgccgcgcgcatgcgcgagagagagagagcgagcatgccgcgcgcacgcgagagagagagagcacgccgcgcgcacgcgagagagagagagagccacgtGCAcgcgagagcgcgagggagagacagcgtgCCGcgcgcacgtgagagagagagagagagagccgcgcgcacgcgagagagagagagagagccgcgcgcacacgagagagagagagagagagccacgtGCAcgcgagagcgcgagggagagacagcgcgccgcgcgcacgtgagagagagagagagagccgcgcgcacgcgagagagagagagagtcgcgcgcgcgcgagagagagagagagagagccgcgtgcgcgagagagagagagagctgcgcgcacgcgagtgagagagagagggagagagggccgcgcgcacgcgagagagagagagagagagagcgccgcgcgcacgcgagagagagaccgagagcgagcgcCGAGAGCGCCCGAGAGAGAGCGTGCCGAGACAGCGAGAAAGAAAGTGCGCGCGAGATTGTGTTCCCATACaatgaaagagggagagagatactGCACAATGCAACATTGTGTGTTTCTTACCATAATTACATGACCTAATTTGCAGTGACTTGAACGCATGCCATTCATATTGAAACATTCAATACATGTCTATTTTGCTACCTAATCAATATATTTCAATCTCCATctgcgagaacgagagagagagagagagccgcgcgCGCGAGaacaagagagagcgagagagccgcgcgcgcgagaacgagagagagagagagagccgcgcgcgcgagaacgagagagagagagatcaggtgggtcttgaacccaggtctcttggctcagaggtggAGAACCTACCACTGTACCATAAGAGCCCACAGAGGGAGATCTTCCAAATGTACATGTTATCTGTATGTGAAATTACATAACAAATGAGACTCAACATCATTAATGTGCATCTATACTTTGAATCATGCCTCCCAACGATGCATTGTACAGAATTATTTACAATGGGAGACACTGTATAGGCTGACATACATTTCACTTCATAGAAGCTTCAGTTTGTGATTGTATATGTTCAGCAGGTGAAACAAAACTTACGCTACAGTACTTTAACTCATCCTTTGTCCCAATAAACAAGAGGTCTGCCTTTTTCAGCTCTGGTACTGATGCTGTACTTGATTTCCGTCTCTTCTGCATCTCTTAGAAAATGTGGCCACTGTTTTCTGCATTATTTTCACCTGTTCAACAATTATCCACAATGTTAACAATTGCTATTAATAATAACAGGGGTTAGAAGAGACATGTGCTCACCCTCCCAACTTCCCGAGTCCCTGTTAGGATGGGAATAGACAAGGATCTTGGTCCACCAAACCTGCTGCTGTgaaattggtggtgagctgccttcttgaatcactgcagtgcaTGTGCTCCAGGTAGATCTACAATTCCATTAGGGaacgagttccaggattttgacccagcgacagtaaatGAACAGCGATACATTTCGAAGGGTATGACTTGGGTGGGGGgagaacttgcaggaggtggtgtttccatgtatctgctgccgtgtccttctagatggaggtggtcgtgggtttggaaggtgcaactttggtgaatttctgcagtgtatcttgtagatagtacacactgctgcgactgagcgtcagtggtggagggagtggatgtgtgtaagtgtggtgtcaatcaagcgggctgctttgtccaggatgatgtcaaactttttgagcattgttggggttgcacccatccaggcaagaggggagtattccatcacacccctgccTTGTGGGTTGTAAgtgttggtggacaggctttgggaagtcaggagttgagttacacactgcaggattcttaacctctgacttgctcttgcagccactgtatttataaggctagtccagttcaatttctggtcagtgatgaCCCAAACAATGTTGATAGTTGGGTGATCCTGtgttggtaatgccattgaatgaccATAGGTTATCACTTGTTGGAAGTAGTCATTGTCTGTCACCTGTGTGGCATGAACATCATTCAATCTCATAGCTGTAGGTTTCTACAAGTAATGTAAAGATCCCTTCCTTCAATATTTGGGGTGTATACAATACTGCTTCTGAAGGAAtaaatgttcatgttacattgagctccacccaatctgatcagGTTACATGGTGTTTAGGTGGAGACAGTTGAGATGTGTACAGTTGCCAAAGCGAGCAGATGTGTTCTTCACAGTTCTTAAGCATCCTTGGTAATTCCATCTAGTGAAGTAATGTGAACTGTGcctattgctatcatgcaataaactacctTGCTACATAAGACAAGTGCTTCTTCTGTTTTGACTAACCAATAGTCCATCCTCTACCACTGAAAATTAGACAAGCCCCAGACTGAACAGAGAAAGTAGGTGCGTGGGGGGAAATGGTGGTGTACTGGTAACATCACTGGACCAATAATCCAGGCTAATGACTTTGTGGGCTCTTATGGTACAGTGGTAGGTTCTtcacctctgagccaagagacctgggttcaagacccacctgatCCAGGTGTGTGTAATaataaggtagacaaacaggaggctggaagaacacagcaagccaggcagcatctggaggaaaggagcagtcaccgttttgggtattacccttcttcagggctggatgcTGGGGTAAGGAGGGGGTAGTAGCAGAACTGTGGTAATAAGCGGACACTGGTATAGGTACGACTTgtttggtcgatgggagggatgaatccagttggtggctggaagggagggtcagtaggtggaatggaagggaggaggtggggctggaaagggagccgagggatgggtgggaaggctGTTTGAAATTGAAAAATTCAATGTTGAGTCTGTAGAGCACCCAGGCAGAAGGTAAGGTGTTGTACAAATGTGTGTTCCGGACATGTCGGAAGGTGACTCAGACAGAGAAGTGACTGGGAGGTTAAGTTGGCTGTTATGGGTCGGGCGAAGATGTTCagtgaaatggtcacctagtctatgtttggtctcactgatgtacagaagaccacatcgggagcaccagatacaatagactagattggaggagatgcagatgaagctctgtctcacctggaagggtTGTTTAAGGacctgaatggaggtgagggaggtgttgcatcttttacggttacaggggaaggtactgggtgAGTGGAgcggttggtggggagtgtggtatgaactaaggagtggcaaagggaatggtccttgtagAAGGCaaagtggggtggggagtggaaaaGGTCTTGTGGAAGTAataatatgtctgaacaggtAAAAAATATCTGGAGAAAGGAGCATTGGTGGCAGTGATATTCTAAAGCCAAAGTACTATACGCTGGTGGTGAGGCTACCTGAAAATAGGGCGTTTTGGCGAAAGGGTAAGGATTCATGATCGCTGGTAACGCGGATCTTGAAACTTTCACTGAAACCTGCACACCATGGAAGTGGGGTGGGCGGTTACTAACCTGCAGTGCAAATTCTATTTGTTTCGGTGTCAGGCTTGCTCAGACAGCTCCTCCTGCATTCTCTCACTGGCACTGCGCTGCCCACACAATTCCGGGCTTGGAGCGCCACCAGGCGGCACAACGCTCTCCGGTGGGGACAGCGCTTCACTGGAATCTCGCCAGCAGTGGGTCACCGGCTCCGTGTTTGCTCCCCGCTGTGGgctcgctgttgcgggaggggaAGGCTCTCTGCAGATACTATCTCCAGCCTCTCCCACCGCAAGTCTGCCTGCAGTTATCACTCCGGGCGCCAGGAGGCGGCCCTGTTCTTCATCATCCGACTCCGAGTCCGGAGCTGTGTGGTGGCGGAGCCTTAAAACTGATCGCAACACCTTACCGTGCAATTCCTCGGCTGATGAATTCGGGCTGGCATGTTCCAAAGGAGCTGTGTACCCGGAGTCTCCCTCAGTTCCGCTGCTGGAGCCGCGACCTTCAGGAAGCGAGGAGGAAGTTTCCTGTGGGATTTCGGGCTGGTCGGATTTCTCCGCACTGGCTCCCGTTTGAGGCTCACTGCACGTAACCTCGGGGGGCGATGAAGCTTGAGCAGCAGCGGGAGTCGGCAGGCTCCCAGCAATTGCTGGCTTCACAGTCTCCTGTGCAATAGAGTCCTGTACTTCCTCAGAATTGTCCACTGTGTTGTCACCATCCCGTGGTCCGCCCTCTGTCTGAGCTTCATTCTGTTCATTCAGTTCACTGGCCTCTGGCTCAATCTCCCTGGCCTGCACTCGCACTGTGTTTGGCTGTATCCCGGGTAGACCCAGTATGCGGCTGGTCCTTTCTTTTATTCTCTCCTTCATCCTGGGAGGTGGGAATGGGTCTCCACTTACCTCTAGAACCTTAGAATCTGACACATGGGCCGCAAAACAATGGCTGCTGGtgcttgagagataatgggaactgcagctgctggtgCTTACAATGTTTCTCAGTGAGGATTTCACTGTCTCACTGAATTCTTGCCTCTCTGCACTCCAGTTACTGTCCTTGCTGCTATCAGGGAGGATAGCATGTTCAAATGAATCTTCAACTTGGATTGGTGATGAAAATCTCACCCGTTCTTTCTCTGGTGAAAGAATGTACTCCACCTTAACTATTGCAGAGCTGGCATCAATAAGAAATAGTCCATCCTGACTTGGGCTCTGTCTTTCAGCTCCCTGTCTGACCCGCTGTCCTGTCTTCAGAGCAGAGCACGCTGGCTCTTTCCATTCGGGaagttttctctctctccgtACACCCGCTCCATTGGCCCGGGCTACTCTCCTAGGTGCATCCCATTGCAAGTTGGATGCCTTGGCATGTTGAGCGAGATGCCAGGCAGTTGAGCAGTCCAGCCTGCACCTACCAATGGGGGACAGAGTAATTTGCCCCACTTCATTTCTCAGGTGCCTCTGTGCACCAGTTTCTTGCTCAGTCACTTGCAGGGCATTTAAGGAATTGCCAGCACCCCTGTGCTGAGCCCTCCATGCCTCTCTGCTTACCAAAATGTCAGGGTTTCTGGAGCTCCCAAGCTCCTTACCAGCAACAGAAGATAGCAGCTGCCTCGGGGACCCAAGCTCCTGCCTATGGCCGGTCATGAAATGGAGATCAGCCTTTGGAGCACAAGTCATATTCAGGGCTCCAGGATTCTCACTGTCATCGTAGATGCTTGTATATTT is a genomic window of Stegostoma tigrinum isolate sSteTig4 chromosome X, sSteTig4.hap1, whole genome shotgun sequence containing:
- the LOC125448206 gene encoding uncharacterized protein LOC125448206, which gives rise to MNSEMRNYGSHNTLGKYGIFPGRSTYQENPTIPPMASASDFNSRRQKVLRPYILQDSTNCGAVQSRDEHGEARTHQWEAVPAREAKTSKQEGYWNTGDLEMWESKDHLEMCHKRKQECRNLGRGWSSSEQVKRPLGHKPKPSRCPLPLLYEPIYEEWEPLYRRGLPQWPSVSQHVDHRQVEACPFNKEQSKRNLWSHKEASKVSDHRLRGSSEIVTPLPPSSLGEKGYKDRPLKPPSYDMYLQMRIQTQQERKSAQFEKSQRGQVIDQQVKSFAEQKELPPSICQQPFSRERRYQGTGNLCGSNVPPSFQTSDYDQFDREKDRRHPPVSKLGPNLPTDYSWSTISDGRTWLEVGRNEKMDQVNQKRKYIDAKGFGEQLCASTSPSSWHAVDKDLCPREAPHFRQIGLPLYHTPGGSTKKNHKRSGLKHEGIKVQNPQAELETWPREKDVRNKMKGEVLRSKTGEVVFCLVSRANSCQSTQDAQSQTLPKVGKDLNVPSWINELEPNLLSQQDGNFYKWGSECKILKSANVEVVRDVDGVKGCVNANRLQSCLDWPKYTSIYDDSENPGALNMTCAPKADLHFMTGHRQELGSPRQLLSSVAGKELGSSRNPDILVSREAWRAQHRGAGNSLNALQVTEQETGAQRHLRNEVGQITLSPIGRCRLDCSTAWHLAQHAKASNLQWDAPRRVARANGAGVRRERKLPEWKEPACSALKTGQRVRQGAERQSPSQDGLFLIDASSAIVKVEYILSPEKERVRFSSPIQVEDSFEHAILPDSSKDSNWSAERQEFSETVKSSLRNIVSTSSCSSHYLSSTSSHCFAAHVSDSKVLEVSGDPFPPPRMKERIKERTSRILGLPGIQPNTVRVQAREIEPEASELNEQNEAQTEGGPRDGDNTVDNSEEVQDSIAQETVKPAIAGSLPTPAAAQASSPPEVTCSEPQTGASAEKSDQPEIPQETSSSLPEGRGSSSGTEGDSGYTAPLEHASPNSSAEELHGKVLRSVLRLRHHTAPDSESDDEEQGRLLAPGVITAGRLAVGEAGDSICREPSPPATASPQRGANTEPVTHCWRDSSEALSPPESVVPPGGAPSPELCGQRSASERMQEELSEQA